The [Clostridium] celerecrescens 18A genomic sequence GGAAGAACGATATCAATCCAGTCTGAACCGAATTTATAAATGATCAGTGCCAGAACACAACCGCAAAGCCCCACGGCAACAAACCCGCCCAGGGCATAATTATAGCCCCATTTGCTGATAACAATTCCTGCCGGTGCCAGGAATGCAAAACTGGAGCCAAGGTATGCCGGTGCTTTTCCCTTTGTTATGAAAATAAAAAATAATGTTCCCATTCCATTCATGAACAGTACAACTGCCGGGTTGATCCCAAATATAAAAGGAACCAGGACCGATGCCCCGAACATTGCGAACATATGCTGGATACTTAAAGGCACCAGCAACTTAAATGGCACTTTCTCTTCCACCTGAATGATTTTCTTGCTTTCCATACAGCTCTCCATTTCTCTCTTAGTCTTCTTAAAATTTTTTATCTTTCCCATTATAGCACTACCTCTATTTTCACGCAACCACTTAAAATTGGAGATTTTTTCTAATTTACAATAGACTTCAACTTATGAATGAGTCTTATCTGCCTGAACTCCGGAAAAAAGGCTGCGGCCCCCGGTTTCTTCAAACCGGCAGCTTTGCAGCCCCTTTTAATCAAATATCCCAGTCTTCAAAGTCAAGCAAGCTGAACCCTGGCTCATTGCTCTTATGAGAATCAATTCTCACCAACCAGATCTTTCATAACCTCTTCTACCGTTTCTATCCGTGTTGCAAGATGAGCCTTGCTGCCGCAAAAGACAAGCCCTTCTCCGGTCCGCCCTTCTGCGGAATTCACCAAAGCCTTCGTAATACAATAAGGAATGGTCTTCCTGTCGCATTTATCCAAACATTGATAGCAATGCTCCAGACGGAAAGGAGTATCTCCCACGGTCTTTAAAAAAGGATTCTTAATAGCCCTTCCCGGCATTCCCACCGGGCTTTTGGTAATAGCGATATCTTCTTTCTTTGCATGAAGATAGGCCTGCTTAAACGCTTCCGGTGCATCGCATTCCTCGGTGGTCACAAACCGGGTCGCCACCTGGACGCCGTCGGCTCCAAGGGAGAGCTGGTGCATAACATCCTCATGGGAATAAATGCCTCCCGCGGTCACGACCGGGATCACCTTATTATACTTATCTCCATATTCCTTGACCAACCGGATAATACCTTTTACTTCTTCTTCATATTCCGCCTGCTTATAGGTGCTGTCCACATCCTCTGTATCCACCCCAAGGTTCACCAGGTCCTCTCTGGAAAATCCCAGGTGTCCTCCTGCCAGTGGCCCTTCCACTACTACAAGGTCAGGCGCCTGATGGTATTTACGGT encodes the following:
- a CDS encoding NAD(P)H-dependent flavin oxidoreductase codes for the protein MGTLKPLIIGELVANHPVIQGGMGVGISLSSLAGAVAKAGGIGIISTAQIGFREPDFKANPLEANLRAIGQEMKKAREIAPEGIIGFNIMVATKSYASYVKKAVKAGADLIISGAGLPVSLPEYVAEAAEEAGVALKTKIAPIVSTVKSAMVICKMWDRKYHQAPDLVVVEGPLAGGHLGFSREDLVNLGVDTEDVDSTYKQAEYEEEVKGIIRLVKEYGDKYNKVIPVVTAGGIYSHEDVMHQLSLGADGVQVATRFVTTEECDAPEAFKQAYLHAKKEDIAITKSPVGMPGRAIKNPFLKTVGDTPFRLEHCYQCLDKCDRKTIPYCITKALVNSAEGRTGEGLVFCGSKAHLATRIETVEEVMKDLVGEN